In Chitinophaga nivalis, a single genomic region encodes these proteins:
- a CDS encoding DUF6607 family protein, translating to MNRLITLTIAGACLSFSAIAQKKGNDKLQQDKAAIKDMCGCHDVTFEYTETFPSDSTYKPKGYHKIIDATEYITVADESNNRIVLQHLLIADGDVIKHWTEDWQYENQSLLAYEQDNQWKKIQLPAAQVKGQWTQKVFGVDDEPRYEGSATWVHADGRHYWESSSDAPLPRREYTTRKDYNVLHRTNHHEVTAKGSVHEQDNLKVIRENGKDRVLVGEKGVNTYARIDESKCKSAKDWWEQNKQFWALVRKGWDKVYGTNTTINLQKKVNNEPLYKVMMTLEKKAFNKELSGEALEKEIAVTLQQFATKNDVSLKR from the coding sequence ATGAACAGATTGATCACACTCACCATTGCAGGCGCCTGCCTTTCGTTTAGCGCCATTGCCCAGAAAAAGGGGAACGACAAATTACAACAGGACAAAGCAGCTATCAAAGATATGTGCGGCTGCCACGACGTTACTTTTGAATACACCGAAACGTTTCCGTCAGATAGCACCTACAAACCAAAAGGATACCACAAGATCATTGATGCGACCGAATACATTACTGTAGCCGATGAAAGCAACAACCGTATTGTACTGCAGCATCTGCTGATTGCTGATGGCGATGTCATCAAGCACTGGACAGAAGACTGGCAATACGAAAATCAGTCCCTGCTTGCTTATGAACAGGACAACCAATGGAAAAAAATACAGCTGCCGGCTGCACAGGTAAAAGGCCAGTGGACACAGAAAGTATTTGGGGTAGATGATGAACCGCGTTATGAAGGTTCTGCTACCTGGGTACATGCTGATGGCCGTCATTACTGGGAAAGCAGCAGCGATGCCCCATTGCCGCGCCGCGAATACACTACCCGTAAAGACTACAATGTATTGCACCGTACCAATCACCACGAGGTTACCGCGAAAGGTTCTGTACATGAGCAGGACAACCTGAAAGTGATCCGGGAAAATGGAAAAGACAGGGTACTGGTAGGTGAAAAAGGCGTGAATACCTATGCACGTATCGACGAAAGTAAATGTAAAAGTGCAAAAGACTGGTGGGAACAGAACAAACAGTTCTGGGCACTGGTACGCAAAGGATGGGATAAAGTCTATGGCACCAATACAACGATCAACTTACAAAAGAAAGTTAACAACGAACCATTATACAAAGTGATGATGACGTTGGAGAAAAAAGCATTCAACAAGGAATTAAGTGGCGAAGCGCTCGAAAAAGAGATTGCTGTTACCTTACAGCAATTTGCCACTAAGAACGATGTGAGTCTGAAACGATAA
- a CDS encoding HmuY family protein: protein MKKQSFFLAAFALSVTLFASCSKKDDDQPAPTPPPVTPPANTIVANTYNNLDADVAGKGSFTLFSIAENKIIPNSDSATTKWDIGFRATTIIVNGGTSGPGQAAAQVTTGVYNNLYIAPEAGYATDGPTKAITGWYSYNMDTHLISPVAGKFFVIKTANGKYAKLEVFSYYKDAPSPANPTAPSRYYSFRYVYQADGSRNFK, encoded by the coding sequence ATGAAAAAACAGTCTTTCTTTTTAGCGGCTTTCGCTTTGTCAGTAACCCTCTTCGCTTCCTGCAGTAAAAAGGACGATGATCAACCTGCACCTACGCCACCACCTGTTACGCCGCCTGCAAATACCATTGTTGCCAATACGTATAACAACCTGGATGCGGATGTTGCCGGTAAAGGAAGCTTTACGTTGTTCAGCATTGCAGAAAATAAAATTATTCCGAACAGTGACTCTGCTACTACCAAATGGGATATTGGTTTCCGGGCTACTACCATCATCGTAAACGGCGGTACCAGCGGTCCTGGTCAGGCAGCTGCACAGGTAACTACCGGCGTATACAATAACCTGTATATCGCACCGGAAGCAGGTTATGCAACAGATGGTCCTACAAAGGCGATCACCGGATGGTATTCCTATAACATGGATACCCATTTGATTTCACCGGTAGCAGGTAAGTTTTTTGTGATTAAAACGGCCAACGGTAAATACGCTAAACTGGAAGTATTCAGTTATTATAAAGACGCTCCTTCACCTGCAAATCCTACTGCTCCCAGCCGTTATTACAGTTTCAGATATGTATACCAGGCAGATGGTAGCCGCAATTTCAAATAA
- a CDS encoding TonB-dependent receptor plug domain-containing protein has product MTCVMRAGDLFAQSDTTGSKALQEVVVTATRNEQLVNKVPIPVTIIKKEQIQSMGAVLLQQVLAEQTGLFVTANHGTGIQMQGLEAEYTLILLDGEPMIGRTAGTLDLSRIVVSNIERIEIIKGPVSSLYGSDAMAGVINIITSAKKREGVTSVTGRYGTNNTYNLDAGTKIPFNKGLFSLNANYYHSDGYSLVKESTTPTVSPFKALTVQSRWQQDWSDKWQSVLSGRVYDQRYTSVFSESKGMVDDKGKEQDANVSLHIRNTPNKKFSQILRLYYSRYATKEDMLYQHDQSVYDASYFTQQYLKPEYQADWQLHPQHQLTAGVGYVHETLEATRYDEKMAFNTGYLFLQENWKPGDKWNILLGGRFDTHNQYPSQFSPKLSISYNFLPNWRILGSAGRGYRAPDFRQLYLHFNNAAVGYTVAGTKLAADILKEMQAKGEIKQLNIDPQQLKDLDAESSWSYNLGVQGKPFQTTTAKVNFFYNKVNNLIDTRAIAEKTNGQRVFSYVNVKSITTYGAEAELSQTLFKNWQLSGGYQYLRTRDNELFDKVKQGEVYTVDEKTKETRAMERKEYFGLFNRSHHTANLKLSFIQSRLGIDANARVLYRSKYGFTDDNGNNTPDAKSEFVPGYTTVNLAAAKSLFRNQLRIQGTIENLFNYTDPQHISTLPGRLYSVALTWTFYHLNNHN; this is encoded by the coding sequence TTGACCTGTGTAATGCGGGCAGGGGATTTGTTTGCCCAATCCGATACGACCGGCAGCAAAGCATTACAGGAAGTAGTGGTGACCGCTACCCGTAATGAACAGCTGGTAAATAAAGTACCTATACCGGTTACCATTATCAAAAAAGAACAGATTCAGTCTATGGGTGCCGTACTGCTACAGCAGGTACTGGCAGAACAAACCGGATTGTTTGTTACTGCCAATCATGGTACGGGTATACAAATGCAGGGACTGGAAGCAGAATATACCCTGATTCTGCTGGACGGCGAACCGATGATTGGCCGTACTGCCGGCACCCTCGACCTGTCGAGGATTGTAGTAAGTAATATAGAACGGATAGAAATTATAAAAGGACCCGTTTCCTCTTTATATGGCAGCGATGCAATGGCAGGTGTTATTAATATTATTACTTCTGCCAAAAAAAGAGAAGGTGTTACCAGTGTAACCGGCAGGTATGGTACTAATAATACCTATAACCTCGACGCGGGTACGAAAATACCTTTTAATAAAGGGTTGTTCTCTTTAAATGCCAATTATTATCACAGTGATGGGTATAGCCTGGTAAAGGAAAGCACCACGCCTACTGTATCTCCTTTTAAAGCACTCACGGTACAGTCGCGCTGGCAGCAGGACTGGTCAGACAAGTGGCAGAGCGTTCTTTCCGGCCGGGTATATGATCAGCGTTACACCAGTGTTTTCTCCGAGTCGAAAGGAATGGTAGATGATAAAGGAAAAGAGCAGGATGCGAATGTATCCCTGCATATCCGGAATACCCCCAACAAAAAATTCTCCCAGATACTGCGGTTGTACTATTCGCGCTATGCGACGAAAGAAGATATGTTGTATCAGCATGATCAAAGTGTGTATGATGCTTCTTATTTCACGCAGCAATACCTGAAACCGGAATACCAGGCAGACTGGCAGCTGCATCCGCAGCATCAGCTGACTGCCGGCGTAGGCTATGTGCATGAAACGCTGGAAGCTACCCGCTATGATGAAAAAATGGCTTTTAATACCGGTTACCTGTTCCTGCAGGAAAACTGGAAACCCGGCGATAAATGGAATATTTTATTGGGTGGCCGTTTCGATACCCATAATCAGTATCCATCTCAGTTTAGTCCTAAATTATCCATATCCTATAATTTCCTGCCCAACTGGCGGATACTGGGATCCGCCGGCCGTGGCTACCGGGCGCCGGATTTCCGGCAGTTATACCTGCACTTCAATAATGCCGCGGTAGGCTATACCGTGGCGGGAACCAAACTGGCCGCGGATATCCTGAAAGAAATGCAGGCAAAAGGGGAAATCAAACAACTGAACATTGACCCGCAGCAATTAAAAGACCTGGATGCAGAAAGTTCCTGGTCCTATAATCTGGGTGTACAGGGGAAGCCCTTCCAGACTACCACTGCCAAAGTGAATTTCTTTTATAATAAAGTAAATAACCTGATAGATACCCGCGCTATTGCGGAGAAAACCAACGGACAGCGTGTATTCAGTTATGTGAATGTGAAAAGCATCACGACTTATGGCGCAGAAGCGGAGCTGAGCCAGACGTTATTTAAAAACTGGCAGCTGTCCGGTGGCTATCAGTACCTGCGTACCCGCGACAATGAATTATTCGACAAGGTAAAACAGGGAGAAGTATATACGGTAGACGAAAAAACGAAAGAAACCCGTGCGATGGAACGCAAGGAATACTTTGGACTGTTTAACCGTTCACACCATACTGCCAATCTGAAACTGTCCTTTATCCAGTCCAGGCTAGGTATCGACGCCAATGCCCGGGTACTGTACCGCAGCAAATATGGTTTTACAGATGACAACGGGAATAATACCCCCGATGCCAAAAGCGAGTTTGTTCCCGGCTATACGACGGTGAACCTGGCTGCAGCCAAATCATTGTTCCGCAATCAGCTGCGCATACAAGGCACGATAGAAAACCTGTTTAATTATACGGATCCGCAGCATATTTCCACGTTACCCGGCAGGTTGTATTCCGTAGCACTTACCTGGACATTTTATCATTTAAACAATCATAATTAA
- a CDS encoding Omp28-related outer membrane protein — protein MQPKIIPYLFGACFLFSIFLTSSCSKKDNNNNPTSGDTTRPGGGIEKGAPEKYTKKAVVEEFTGTWCGWCPRMPVLLDKLHSKYPNLIVTAFHGSDEFSITKDVLKIISDKLGVQGYPSSVLERTAFIDWYDKSDKINFRQADSTVNTFFAKPAVLGVSLNTAASNGNLTVTLKVGLGQNLSVSKAKILVYVVEDGLTGAPQANYYAEASVKDDYKDDPDLGYLTKLPTKITGYVYNHVIRKVLTDAKGDELPADYKVKGAIYTKQYTVDISKYQAAKTHIVALVFGQDDEGKIIENFNAQSVLAGQSQLFD, from the coding sequence ATGCAACCCAAAATCATTCCTTATCTGTTTGGCGCCTGCTTCCTGTTCAGTATTTTCCTGACCAGTTCCTGTTCTAAAAAAGATAACAACAACAATCCCACCAGTGGTGACACCACCCGGCCTGGTGGCGGTATAGAAAAAGGCGCGCCGGAAAAATACACCAAAAAAGCAGTGGTAGAAGAGTTTACCGGTACCTGGTGCGGATGGTGTCCCCGCATGCCTGTTTTGCTGGACAAACTGCATAGTAAGTACCCCAACCTGATTGTTACCGCTTTTCATGGTTCGGATGAATTTTCCATCACCAAAGATGTATTAAAGATAATATCCGATAAACTGGGCGTGCAGGGCTATCCTTCCAGTGTATTGGAAAGAACGGCTTTCATCGACTGGTATGATAAATCAGATAAAATCAATTTCAGGCAGGCCGATTCAACAGTGAACACCTTTTTTGCTAAACCTGCGGTACTGGGAGTTTCGCTCAATACCGCTGCCAGCAATGGTAACCTGACCGTTACGCTTAAAGTAGGACTGGGACAAAACCTGTCTGTTTCCAAAGCAAAAATACTGGTGTATGTAGTAGAAGATGGCCTGACCGGTGCTCCACAGGCGAATTATTATGCAGAAGCATCCGTAAAAGATGACTACAAAGATGATCCGGATTTAGGTTACCTGACCAAGTTACCTACTAAAATCACCGGGTATGTATATAACCATGTTATCAGAAAAGTGCTGACAGATGCCAAAGGAGATGAATTACCAGCTGACTATAAAGTGAAAGGCGCTATTTATACCAAACAATATACTGTAGACATCAGCAAATACCAGGCAGCCAAAACACATATTGTAGCCCTGGTATTTGGTCAGGATGATGAAGGAAAAATTATAGAAAACTTCAACGCACAATCTGTACTCGCCGGTCAGTCTCAGTTATTTGATTGA
- a CDS encoding TlpA family protein disulfide reductase: MKSTTRLLRAAIITLSCCIGTITTVIAQDNRNKLPNVQVKDLEGKLVNVTTFSNNQKPTIISFWATWCKPCITELESIAENYDEWQKTTGIKVIAISIDDARTNGSVKSMVTSRGWTYEIYNDYNKDLCRALGIANVPYTIVLDGEGKIAEKHSGYNPGDEYQLLEKVKKLSQTK, translated from the coding sequence ATGAAATCAACTACCCGCCTGCTGAGGGCCGCTATCATTACCCTGAGTTGCTGTATAGGAACCATCACCACGGTCATTGCACAGGATAACCGCAACAAATTACCCAACGTACAGGTCAAAGACCTGGAAGGTAAATTAGTGAATGTCACTACCTTCTCCAACAATCAGAAACCAACCATCATCAGCTTCTGGGCTACCTGGTGTAAGCCCTGTATTACCGAACTGGAGTCTATTGCCGAAAACTATGACGAATGGCAAAAAACAACCGGTATCAAAGTCATTGCTATTTCTATTGATGACGCCCGTACCAACGGCAGTGTAAAATCGATGGTCACCTCACGGGGATGGACATACGAAATATACAATGACTACAACAAAGATCTTTGCCGTGCCCTGGGCATCGCCAATGTGCCCTATACCATTGTACTCGACGGAGAAGGCAAGATCGCAGAAAAACATTCCGGCTACAATCCGGGTGATGAATATCAGCTGCTGGAAAAGGTAAAAAAGCTTTCCCAGACAAAATAA